Proteins from one Thaumasiovibrio subtropicus genomic window:
- a CDS encoding helix-turn-helix domain-containing protein has protein sequence MNKVLRAAELIESRLPEILSLDEIAAHCYASKWHLQRSFKKVTGLSIGQYQRYRALSLAGLEVAEDKYRILDIALKYGFESQEAFARAFRRFANVAPRNLRGNHTWARIITLPKIDEQLLARFDIYRAMQPTKRAFPAQRWAVYVEQFENSRSKDTDIEGQIDQMWQRFDQRPETANLTCRQLSVLEFWQLDYYTSGLFPMGIAYQVEDGEPVPDDMVIVDVPAREAWEFELPDRHHIQSFFIYFYVLWIKEQEGRVGVPPIIWNGGDSGAVTAYIPWLDEADVACPPGMQGEPQLQNQVHETRLVREVDISECQKLGSHIITAVLSTLLDAPVNAMIERVYFSDTDAENAGVFGIYIDHLDNDKMPVNQEDTSLIFEKGRCLVSHWQGSLQEIAKGLETYLHHYIWESKYYYIPGVSIVENLTRDESGRLSFTLFTPVKYRRG, from the coding sequence GTGAATAAAGTATTACGAGCCGCTGAGCTCATAGAATCTCGCCTGCCTGAGATCCTCTCGTTAGATGAAATCGCAGCCCACTGCTATGCCTCAAAATGGCACCTGCAACGCAGCTTTAAGAAAGTGACAGGCCTGTCCATTGGCCAGTATCAACGGTACCGCGCCCTGAGTTTAGCGGGATTAGAGGTAGCGGAAGATAAGTACCGTATTCTTGATATCGCATTAAAATATGGATTTGAATCACAAGAAGCCTTTGCGCGTGCGTTTCGACGTTTTGCGAATGTAGCGCCAAGGAATCTGCGTGGCAATCACACGTGGGCGCGAATTATTACGTTGCCAAAGATCGATGAGCAACTGTTGGCTCGCTTCGATATTTACCGTGCAATGCAACCCACTAAGCGGGCTTTTCCGGCACAACGTTGGGCGGTGTATGTTGAGCAGTTCGAAAACTCGCGTTCAAAAGACACCGATATTGAAGGGCAGATTGATCAAATGTGGCAACGCTTCGATCAACGTCCTGAAACGGCCAATCTGACCTGTCGGCAATTGAGTGTTCTGGAGTTTTGGCAACTGGATTACTATACCAGTGGGCTTTTCCCCATGGGGATTGCTTACCAAGTTGAAGACGGCGAGCCAGTTCCTGATGACATGGTGATTGTCGATGTTCCCGCTCGAGAAGCATGGGAATTCGAGCTACCTGATAGGCACCACATTCAGAGTTTCTTTATCTATTTCTATGTGCTTTGGATAAAAGAGCAAGAAGGGCGAGTCGGTGTTCCACCGATCATTTGGAATGGCGGTGACTCGGGCGCGGTGACGGCTTACATCCCCTGGCTTGATGAAGCTGATGTCGCTTGTCCGCCAGGTATGCAGGGTGAACCCCAGTTACAGAATCAAGTTCACGAGACTCGCCTTGTGAGAGAAGTTGATATTTCAGAGTGCCAAAAGTTGGGTTCTCATATCATTACCGCGGTACTCTCTACATTACTTGATGCGCCAGTCAATGCGATGATTGAGCGAGTCTATTTCTCGGATACAGACGCTGAGAACGCAGGGGTGTTCGGTATCTACATTGATCATCTCGATAACGACAAAATGCCTGTCAATCAAGAGGATACGTCACTCATCTTTGAAAAGGGCCGTTGTCTTGTTTCTCATTGGCAGGGTAGTCTCCAAGAGATCGCCAAAGGGTTAGAAACCTATCTACATCACTATATTTGGGAATCCAAATACTACTATATACCCGGTGTTTCGATTGTTGAAAACCTGACACGTGATGAGAGTGGCAGACTCAGTTTTACCTTATTCACGCCAGTGAAATATCGTAGAGGCTAA
- a CDS encoding serine hydrolase domain-containing protein gives MRAWWIIFLIALTLSGCGAEEHSEDSVGHSDVIMQPIADRIARGEGGNLHCFMVWQRGVTRLEVYGDAPGMAGMLKTDQLSGSPERRFNMHAISRSVIAMLVFIAIDEGEFKSLDSPLHQYLSTTPSKPRDWRKITLRHALDMRTGLPLDESATTKVRFDHAWNQLNRAESTLEFIFSQTFVDKPGETLRVSGTSTVLLAKALESVYGKPVEKLAEEKLFTPLGITSAQWLRYQGSREIGVDFGLQLISADMVKLGQLVLQRGEWEGKPIFAEAWGDALLKIGTGNEQFGLQFWRLSAFSQAIVAKGEGEQYIVISPQKEAVIVSTAGNYLQEGEPILGLLNDVLPMLP, from the coding sequence GTGCGTGCATGGTGGATTATTTTTTTGATTGCACTGACTCTGTCGGGATGCGGTGCTGAGGAACATAGCGAGGATTCGGTAGGGCATAGTGACGTTATTATGCAGCCTATCGCGGATCGTATCGCGCGTGGTGAAGGTGGGAACCTACACTGCTTTATGGTGTGGCAGCGCGGAGTGACGCGTTTAGAAGTCTATGGTGACGCGCCGGGTATGGCGGGGATGCTAAAAACAGATCAATTATCAGGCTCACCAGAACGTCGTTTTAACATGCATGCTATCTCTCGTTCAGTGATTGCCATGCTGGTTTTTATTGCCATTGATGAAGGGGAGTTCAAGTCATTGGACTCGCCGCTTCACCAGTATTTATCGACTACGCCATCCAAGCCGCGAGATTGGCGAAAAATAACGTTGAGGCATGCTCTTGATATGCGTACGGGGCTGCCCCTTGATGAATCAGCAACAACCAAAGTGCGGTTCGATCATGCTTGGAACCAGTTAAATCGCGCTGAAAGTACGCTTGAATTTATCTTCTCCCAGACTTTTGTCGATAAACCGGGTGAGACATTGCGTGTCTCTGGTACATCGACGGTATTGTTGGCAAAAGCCTTAGAGTCAGTTTATGGCAAACCCGTAGAGAAGTTAGCTGAAGAGAAGCTCTTTACGCCGCTGGGAATAACGAGTGCTCAATGGCTAAGGTATCAAGGTAGCCGAGAAATCGGGGTCGACTTTGGCTTGCAACTGATCAGTGCGGATATGGTGAAGTTGGGGCAATTGGTGTTGCAAAGAGGTGAGTGGGAAGGTAAGCCGATTTTCGCGGAGGCATGGGGAGACGCATTACTAAAAATAGGCACAGGTAATGAACAGTTTGGTTTGCAGTTCTGGCGTCTGTCCGCATTCTCGCAAGCAATTGTTGCGAAGGGCGAAGGGGAACAATATATTGTGATTTCACCTCAAAAAGAGGCAGTGATTGTCAGTACAGCAGGCAACTATCTTCAAGAAGGAGAGCCGATACTCGGCTTACTGAACGATGTCCTGCCTATGTTACCTTAG
- a CDS encoding putative bifunctional diguanylate cyclase/phosphodiesterase yields MTYAVLGEMAQNDDYSIEALNTRSQERMIELFSASNEGLWEMSPEGLCTYYTPSFYRIFNLPMPQSTLEEWQALIHPEDRNYFSNNVNHQIGDHVERFKSQYRVRNRHGEYVWIESTGIIKQDDDGNVLYMIGAHSDITREKTQRDHIYTLAYRDPLTKTYNRRKLLESLNNVDLAVTAGAVIYTNINFLKIYTDTFGYDSGNDVIRAAAEALIKVFSDVGDVFRIDNGEFAVLLDTLLPKQAISDRLEVLKRQFNLTLKQYNHSYAHNLISGVCMLPNPEASAENVVFQAKFAMLYAIKTDMSYCFSDFENYRDVQRRLFIETGIKSALDRREFYILFQPIVSSANHKVESFEALVRWRSENYGEIYPDEFISVAESNKTIVELGYFVIAKACEFIRLCKDHHDLDIKVSVNVSVLQLLQAKFVKRVQQTLAHFNLPASCLIIEITESLILESETFAIEQIHALRHNGFSVSLDDFGTGYSSLESFFSIPFNQLKIDRKIIAKAMTEWEVAAYLSSLVDLCKRRKIAVVGEGIETEEMLKQAKEIGINYLQGYYFAKPTNRSNAIEFANLHGVE; encoded by the coding sequence ATGACTTATGCAGTACTGGGTGAAATGGCACAGAACGACGACTATAGTATCGAAGCACTGAATACTCGATCCCAAGAGAGGATGATCGAACTATTTTCCGCTTCCAATGAAGGCCTATGGGAAATGAGCCCTGAAGGTCTGTGCACCTACTATACGCCTTCCTTCTATCGCATTTTCAATTTACCGATGCCACAGTCGACCCTTGAAGAATGGCAAGCATTAATTCACCCAGAAGATCGCAACTATTTTAGTAATAACGTCAATCATCAAATTGGTGATCATGTTGAGCGTTTCAAAAGCCAATATCGGGTGCGCAATCGCCATGGTGAGTATGTTTGGATCGAATCAACCGGCATTATCAAACAAGATGATGATGGCAATGTGCTTTACATGATCGGTGCCCATAGCGACATTACCCGTGAAAAGACACAACGAGACCATATTTATACACTCGCCTATCGTGACCCTCTGACGAAAACGTATAATCGCCGTAAGCTCCTAGAAAGCCTAAATAATGTCGATCTCGCCGTCACAGCGGGCGCCGTGATTTACACAAATATCAACTTCCTTAAGATCTACACCGATACCTTTGGCTACGACTCCGGTAACGATGTCATTCGTGCCGCAGCAGAAGCACTTATCAAAGTCTTTTCCGATGTGGGGGATGTCTTTAGGATTGATAACGGTGAGTTTGCCGTTTTACTCGATACCTTGTTACCCAAACAAGCTATTTCCGATCGACTTGAGGTGCTAAAGCGCCAATTTAATCTGACTCTCAAACAATATAACCACAGCTATGCTCACAACCTGATCTCCGGTGTGTGTATGCTGCCAAACCCTGAAGCTTCTGCTGAAAATGTCGTTTTTCAAGCCAAGTTTGCCATGCTCTATGCCATTAAAACGGACATGAGCTATTGCTTCTCTGATTTTGAAAACTACCGTGACGTGCAGCGTCGCCTCTTCATCGAAACCGGGATCAAATCTGCACTGGATAGGCGCGAGTTTTATATTCTCTTTCAGCCCATTGTTAGTTCGGCCAATCACAAAGTCGAGAGCTTCGAAGCACTGGTACGCTGGCGAAGTGAAAACTATGGCGAAATCTACCCTGATGAATTTATCTCTGTTGCCGAGTCCAATAAAACCATCGTTGAGCTTGGCTATTTTGTTATCGCCAAGGCATGTGAGTTTATTCGACTTTGTAAAGATCATCATGACCTCGACATTAAGGTATCGGTCAATGTCTCGGTACTGCAGCTACTTCAAGCCAAATTTGTTAAACGTGTACAGCAAACCTTAGCGCACTTTAACCTGCCCGCTAGCTGCTTGATTATCGAAATCACAGAATCGTTAATCTTAGAGTCCGAAACCTTCGCAATTGAACAGATCCATGCCCTAAGACACAACGGTTTCTCTGTCTCCCTTGATGACTTTGGCACGGGCTACTCCTCATTAGAAAGCTTTTTCAGCATCCCATTCAACCAACTTAAAATTGACCGTAAAATTATCGCAAAAGCCATGACCGAATGGGAAGTCGCCGCCTATCTATCCTCACTGGTCGATCTTTGTAAGCGCCGCAAAATTGCGGTTGTTGGTGAAGGGATTGAAACTGAAGAGATGTTAAAACAAGCCAAAGAGATAGGTATCAACTATCTCCAAGGTTACTATTTCGCAAAACCAACCAATCGTTCTAACGCGATCGAATTTGCTAATCTACACGGTGTTGAGTAA
- a CDS encoding DMT family transporter: MSKEEYMEVPSSVLKRRWPVAELMLLAVAIFWGTSYGLTKEMLVFISVLGFLFVRFTLTFLALLPMFIRDYRRGLANDWQAAIPTGIILLAIFICETYGVFHTSAANAAFLISLCIIITPFAEWLVFKQRPSERLWVMAGLSVVGVALLTVPALEEIQFNRGDAFILCAALLRAAMVVMTKRVLKGKQLSALAITSIQSGVVMVGICLLLLATGFEWSQLLVSNSSFWMISLYLVAFCTIFAFYAQNYGVKHSTPSKVSLLMGSEPVFGALFAVAWLGEALTLWQWAGGALIVAATCYVAFERTE; encoded by the coding sequence ATGTCGAAAGAAGAATACATGGAAGTACCCAGTTCGGTACTGAAACGGCGATGGCCAGTGGCAGAACTCATGCTACTTGCTGTCGCCATTTTTTGGGGAACTAGCTATGGCCTGACCAAGGAGATGCTGGTTTTTATTTCGGTACTTGGTTTTCTCTTTGTGCGTTTCACATTGACCTTCTTGGCATTGTTGCCAATGTTCATTCGTGATTATCGGCGAGGTCTCGCAAACGATTGGCAAGCCGCTATTCCTACGGGCATTATTTTGCTCGCCATTTTTATTTGCGAAACCTATGGTGTATTTCATACATCCGCGGCCAATGCCGCGTTCTTAATTAGCCTGTGCATCATCATCACCCCGTTTGCCGAGTGGTTGGTCTTTAAGCAGCGGCCAAGTGAACGGTTGTGGGTAATGGCAGGGTTGAGCGTTGTTGGGGTGGCATTGCTGACAGTACCAGCGCTTGAAGAGATTCAGTTCAATCGTGGGGATGCGTTTATTCTGTGCGCGGCTTTGTTACGTGCCGCTATGGTCGTGATGACAAAACGTGTTTTGAAAGGAAAGCAGTTATCCGCCTTGGCGATTACCTCGATTCAATCTGGCGTGGTGATGGTGGGTATTTGCCTCTTACTGCTTGCGACCGGATTTGAGTGGTCTCAGTTGCTGGTCTCCAACAGCAGCTTTTGGATGATTTCACTGTATTTAGTGGCGTTTTGCACCATTTTTGCGTTTTATGCACAAAATTATGGGGTTAAGCACAGCACACCGTCGAAAGTGAGTTTACTGATGGGTTCAGAACCTGTCTTTGGCGCGCTGTTTGCGGTTGCTTGGCTAGGCGAAGCGTTAACGTTATGGCAATGGGCTGGTGGGGCGTTAATTGTCGCAGCAACTTGCTATGTGGCTTTCGAGAGGACTGAGTGA
- a CDS encoding 2OG-Fe dioxygenase family protein translates to MLTCIEQQQVSPLDINTHIDPFRGLDYAFYPGEQVISALGIDAEQLAQFSRHWDQLCIDKYMADGGTYRLRRYGQCDYYAEDKAPNWLRHRPYVQSNDVNPLNGGIVRHFEPLEESFKQDPVLLGLVELLAEMFDARWGEKVNWRVRFHPYRILATAGGQGEPTPEGLHRDGVTYITSVMVKRHNVVGGKTTITDANRQFLDEFVLSQPLDVMAADDETTMHQVTGVNVDNDLVATAYRDVLVVAFTHPDQL, encoded by the coding sequence ATGTTAACTTGTATTGAACAGCAGCAGGTTTCACCACTTGATATCAACACCCATATTGACCCATTTCGAGGGCTGGATTATGCCTTCTATCCTGGTGAGCAAGTGATCTCTGCATTGGGTATTGATGCAGAACAGCTCGCACAGTTTAGTCGTCATTGGGATCAACTTTGTATTGATAAGTATATGGCTGATGGGGGCACCTATCGTTTGCGCCGTTATGGCCAGTGCGACTATTACGCCGAAGATAAAGCGCCAAATTGGCTGCGTCATCGCCCTTATGTACAGTCGAATGATGTCAACCCGTTAAATGGCGGTATTGTCCGCCACTTTGAGCCGCTGGAAGAGAGCTTCAAGCAAGATCCGGTATTACTGGGGCTTGTCGAGTTGTTGGCCGAAATGTTTGATGCTCGCTGGGGTGAAAAAGTGAACTGGCGGGTCCGTTTTCATCCATACCGAATTTTGGCGACAGCAGGCGGGCAAGGAGAGCCGACACCAGAAGGGCTCCATCGTGACGGGGTGACGTACATCACTTCCGTGATGGTGAAGCGACACAATGTGGTCGGGGGCAAAACAACCATTACGGATGCCAACCGACAGTTCCTTGATGAGTTTGTGCTCAGTCAGCCACTGGATGTGATGGCGGCAGACGATGAAACCACCATGCATCAAGTCACGGGAGTGAATGTCGACAATGATCTCGTCGCGACGGCGTATCGCGATGTGTTAGTTGTTGCGTTTACTCATCCAGATCAACTCTAA
- a CDS encoding argininosuccinate synthase-related protein: protein MKLIRSAQDLKTVSQHTNHVLTLFSGGLDSSYLLAMLSELPVKVTALAVDLGDEIDHPRLKQICEHFDAELLVVDAKHTFIQDAVVPAIQAQAKYLGLYPISSSLSRPVIVKHAVEVAERLECGAIIHTANLSQNSLRRLNGSIEQSGYQGFYGSPYQFTVLSREQKKRALATLGLGDFKERCVSGDSNLWCREYESGILDNPECFFMPEGLYQWCRYDESKQLHQDNHLLTVCFRNGVPISVNNISMPIEQMVGFLNRVVGAYQIGQYSGLEHLAGGQKVLEVREAPAAKVLMEAYRHLETAIHPASLLQQKMILEQQWVMEAVEGRWGSTIHTAARDFINATTENVSGIVTFQLHQGGWALNAVFAENALYLKDRDAWEAAEATQQSRADIQVQVNPSKIWA from the coding sequence ATGAAATTGATTCGAAGTGCACAGGACCTAAAAACGGTTTCTCAACATACCAACCATGTATTAACCCTTTTTTCTGGTGGCTTAGATAGCAGTTATCTTCTTGCCATGTTGAGTGAATTGCCGGTGAAGGTGACTGCGCTCGCGGTGGATTTAGGCGATGAGATTGATCACCCGAGATTGAAGCAAATTTGCGAACATTTCGATGCAGAGCTTTTGGTTGTGGATGCCAAGCATACCTTCATCCAAGACGCGGTCGTGCCAGCAATTCAGGCGCAGGCAAAATACTTAGGCCTTTATCCGATTAGCTCGTCATTATCGCGTCCGGTGATTGTAAAACATGCGGTTGAAGTGGCGGAGCGGTTGGAGTGCGGGGCAATTATTCATACTGCAAACCTGTCACAAAATAGTTTGCGTCGCCTCAATGGCTCTATTGAGCAAAGTGGCTACCAAGGTTTCTATGGCTCGCCTTATCAATTTACCGTGCTATCTCGAGAGCAGAAGAAGCGAGCATTAGCGACTTTGGGGCTAGGCGACTTTAAAGAACGTTGTGTGAGCGGCGATAGTAACCTTTGGTGCCGAGAGTATGAGTCGGGCATTCTTGATAACCCAGAGTGCTTTTTCATGCCAGAGGGACTCTATCAATGGTGTCGGTACGACGAATCAAAACAACTTCACCAAGATAATCATTTGCTGACTGTCTGCTTTCGTAATGGCGTGCCTATTTCAGTCAATAACATCTCAATGCCGATTGAGCAGATGGTGGGCTTTTTAAACCGAGTCGTGGGGGCCTATCAAATCGGGCAATACAGTGGACTTGAGCACTTGGCTGGGGGACAGAAAGTCCTTGAAGTGCGTGAAGCGCCTGCCGCAAAAGTCTTGATGGAAGCTTACCGGCATCTAGAGACGGCAATTCATCCAGCGTCTTTATTACAACAGAAGATGATTTTGGAACAGCAGTGGGTGATGGAAGCGGTTGAAGGGCGTTGGGGCAGTACGATACATACCGCCGCCCGAGATTTTATTAATGCGACGACAGAAAATGTGTCTGGCATTGTGACATTTCAACTGCATCAAGGTGGATGGGCGCTAAATGCCGTCTTTGCCGAAAATGCACTTTATCTCAAAGATCGCGATGCGTGGGAAGCCGCAGAAGCGACACAGCAATCTCGTGCTGATATTCAGGTACAAGTCAATCCAAGCAAAATTTGGGCTTAA
- a CDS encoding LysR family transcriptional regulator, whose product MDTNKLLPLLSDLAIFTTVVDSGSFTAAAKKMGVTPSAVSRQMARLEEALGVKLLERTTRNLTLSEAGKVAYTYSLSMIDAAKKACDISSSISLEPRGYLRVSVPKAFGKQVLSPLIPTFLKRYPQIKLHIKVTDHFIDPISDEIDVVFRLTDKPTEGLVSKKLGSVRLVLYGSKHYFEDKELPTHPSDLDNYDCIFLGENVTDNEWEFCLAGKKVKVTIDGRYIVNHTEMRLEAIREGLGIGVLPEFAARPILNDPDFVQVLPDWQLAGNYRGQIVMQFAQSKYMPAKQRVFIDYIADAFARNPNMMKTFYSEPDKNSG is encoded by the coding sequence GTGGACACAAATAAACTGCTACCCCTACTTTCGGATTTGGCTATATTCACGACCGTCGTTGACTCTGGCAGTTTCACTGCCGCCGCTAAAAAAATGGGTGTCACTCCCTCAGCGGTCAGTCGCCAAATGGCGCGCCTTGAAGAAGCACTTGGCGTCAAATTGCTAGAAAGGACGACCCGTAATTTAACCCTGAGTGAAGCAGGAAAAGTCGCTTATACCTATTCACTTAGCATGATTGATGCAGCCAAAAAAGCCTGTGACATCTCGAGCTCTATCTCACTGGAACCGAGAGGATACTTGCGAGTTTCTGTACCAAAAGCCTTTGGTAAACAAGTACTTTCCCCGCTTATTCCCACTTTTTTGAAACGTTACCCTCAAATCAAACTGCACATTAAAGTGACAGACCATTTTATTGATCCCATTAGTGATGAAATCGACGTTGTTTTTCGCCTTACAGACAAACCAACCGAAGGCCTCGTGTCAAAAAAATTAGGCAGCGTTCGATTAGTGCTCTATGGCAGCAAACATTATTTCGAAGATAAAGAACTGCCAACTCACCCAAGTGATCTCGACAACTATGACTGTATTTTTCTTGGGGAAAATGTGACAGACAATGAATGGGAGTTTTGCCTGGCAGGCAAGAAAGTGAAGGTCACGATCGACGGTAGGTATATAGTTAATCATACAGAGATGCGCTTAGAAGCCATCCGTGAAGGACTCGGCATTGGCGTATTGCCTGAATTTGCGGCACGCCCTATTCTGAACGACCCAGATTTCGTCCAAGTGCTGCCAGACTGGCAGCTTGCAGGCAACTACCGTGGCCAGATAGTTATGCAGTTTGCGCAAAGTAAGTACATGCCTGCCAAACAGCGCGTATTTATCGATTACATCGCTGATGCCTTCGCACGCAACCCCAATATGATGAAGACGTTTTACAGTGAACCCGACAAAAACAGCGGCTGA
- a CDS encoding GFA family protein, which yields MYRGSCLCGEVRLVISGEIERAMHCHCSMCQKAHGSAFASYGLVRREAFQLTGHDSVASYLSSPGVTRTFCRRCGANLMWADESEFNRDWVSFSLALLDDECQPQQHTEHFTESAPHWSPCQKRR from the coding sequence ATGTATCGAGGTAGTTGTCTGTGTGGGGAAGTAAGGTTAGTGATATCAGGCGAAATAGAAAGGGCGATGCATTGCCATTGTTCAATGTGCCAGAAAGCGCACGGGTCGGCGTTTGCGTCTTATGGCTTGGTACGCCGTGAAGCGTTTCAACTGACAGGGCATGATAGTGTGGCCAGTTACCTCTCGTCACCGGGCGTGACGCGAACTTTCTGCCGACGCTGCGGCGCTAACTTAATGTGGGCAGATGAGAGTGAGTTTAATCGCGACTGGGTCTCTTTTTCCTTGGCACTATTGGATGATGAGTGCCAACCACAGCAGCACACTGAACATTTCACAGAGTCTGCGCCGCATTGGTCACCCTGCCAAAAGCGCCGATGA
- a CDS encoding nitrogenase-stabilizing/protective protein NifW, with amino-acid sequence MTQTDILSVIARFTSIEQALDYFDIGFDSQFIDRHRQELVKRFNGYVILQKPDDWFSARRALKNAYCKVQRGQLNKHTRQACRGCTTCQRR; translated from the coding sequence ATGACTCAAACCGACATTCTCAGTGTGATTGCTCGCTTTACATCGATTGAACAAGCCTTAGATTACTTCGATATTGGCTTTGATAGTCAGTTCATCGACCGCCATCGACAAGAGTTAGTGAAGCGGTTTAATGGGTACGTAATCCTACAGAAGCCCGACGACTGGTTTTCAGCGCGCCGGGCTCTTAAAAATGCGTATTGTAAGGTACAGCGTGGACAGCTAAACAAGCACACACGACAAGCCTGCCGCGGCTGCACAACCTGCCAAAGACGTTAA
- a CDS encoding YHS domain-containing (seleno)protein → MKLVTRIFGAAMLFIGLMQPAMALDEVYSDFFGNAIEGYDPVAYFSEGKALKGDKAWELEWKGADWRFSSQANLAAFKENPEKYAPQYGGYCAWAVSQGYTAKIDPEAWHIHDGKLYLNYNASVQSTWQQDIPGNIVKADQNWPQLLAK, encoded by the coding sequence ATGAAACTGGTTACGCGTATCTTCGGGGCAGCAATGCTGTTCATTGGGTTGATGCAGCCTGCGATGGCGTTGGATGAGGTATACAGTGATTTCTTCGGCAATGCGATCGAAGGCTATGATCCGGTCGCTTACTTTAGCGAAGGAAAAGCACTGAAAGGGGATAAGGCGTGGGAGCTTGAATGGAAGGGGGCTGATTGGCGCTTTTCATCGCAAGCGAATTTAGCCGCGTTTAAGGAAAACCCCGAAAAATATGCCCCGCAATACGGTGGGTATTGTGCTTGGGCTGTCAGTCAGGGATATACCGCAAAAATCGATCCCGAAGCGTGGCACATTCACGATGGAAAGCTCTATCTCAACTACAACGCGTCAGTGCAGTCCACTTGGCAACAGGATATCCCAGGCAACATTGTTAAGGCCGATCAAAACTGGCCACAGTTACTCGCGAAGTAA
- a CDS encoding helix-turn-helix domain-containing protein, with translation MTKKSWQTEQQSFEDRLSRSQCANATAIADPNGRCFIAQADFAAAASVFEPAPFLMINLCIAHRGNFRRRGDGPSLEGVMKPGTVALSLPNTAAEGFWPKTQQLGIAINPETLPEQYAAMLHEEKWVPAASTLHNDTLLSSVMMAMWRDAEVNGLSSAFFEHGVYLLLNHLAAYQSIAHQKPVTYALSGPRLTSVLALIDSRLTDNVSVSELAQEAGLDVRSFSRSFYAAMGQAPYAYFTYRRMELAKQLLAKGQLTITEIAQTVGYANPSKFSAAFKRVYAITPRQWRKMR, from the coding sequence ATGACAAAAAAATCATGGCAGACAGAGCAACAGAGTTTTGAAGATCGCTTGTCTCGTTCTCAATGTGCGAATGCAACCGCTATCGCCGACCCCAACGGTAGGTGTTTTATAGCGCAAGCCGATTTCGCTGCAGCGGCATCTGTGTTCGAGCCTGCACCTTTTTTGATGATTAACTTATGTATCGCGCATAGAGGCAACTTTCGACGACGAGGGGATGGTCCCAGCTTAGAAGGGGTGATGAAGCCCGGAACAGTTGCACTATCGTTACCTAACACGGCAGCCGAAGGGTTTTGGCCTAAGACCCAGCAACTCGGTATTGCTATAAATCCAGAGACGTTACCAGAGCAGTACGCCGCTATGCTACATGAAGAAAAGTGGGTGCCAGCAGCATCCACTTTGCACAACGATACATTGCTGAGCTCAGTGATGATGGCGATGTGGCGTGATGCTGAGGTCAATGGGTTATCGAGTGCCTTCTTTGAGCATGGCGTCTATTTACTGCTGAACCATCTGGCTGCTTATCAGTCGATAGCACACCAAAAGCCTGTGACGTATGCGTTGAGTGGTCCCCGCTTAACAAGTGTTCTCGCATTGATAGACAGTCGGTTAACGGACAATGTTAGCGTTTCTGAACTTGCGCAAGAAGCCGGTTTAGATGTGAGAAGCTTCAGTCGATCTTTCTATGCTGCAATGGGACAGGCACCGTATGCCTATTTTACCTATCGTCGGATGGAGCTTGCGAAGCAGTTGCTCGCTAAAGGCCAGTTGACGATTACTGAGATCGCGCAAACGGTCGGCTATGCTAATCCAAGTAAGTTCTCAGCCGCTTTTAAACGCGTTTACGCCATTACTCCACGTCAATGGCGGAAAATGCGTTAG